One window of the Paenibacillus beijingensis genome contains the following:
- a CDS encoding sll0787 family AIR synthase-like protein, whose amino-acid sequence MDELRDLAGRIVNSSGFMRKKDIQIPLKAFHWDPDKMLDPIGDDAAVIPNGDEYLLLSCDGIMPGLVRDEPKWAGYCAVLVSVSDIYAMGGRPTAVVNMLSAPDGETAALIAEGMAEGCRKLGVPMVGGHYLPQEAEGVATAIIGRAAHLLRGPMGRAGQSLVMAVDLDGKPFKHYLQWDCTSAQEPEQLQRKLELLPKLAQSGWATAARDISNAGIVGTIAMLAENAGCGAVVHLDRIPQPAAVEMERWLQMFPGYGFILAVDPEHTDNVTALFAQEGITAAVVGELTPDTSVRIRSGVDEAVLIDWAEQSMVGVIV is encoded by the coding sequence ATGGATGAACTACGCGATCTCGCGGGCCGAATTGTTAACTCGTCCGGATTCATGCGGAAAAAAGATATTCAAATTCCTTTAAAAGCGTTTCATTGGGACCCGGATAAAATGCTCGATCCGATCGGCGATGATGCCGCCGTTATTCCAAACGGCGATGAATATTTGCTTTTATCGTGCGACGGCATCATGCCCGGGCTGGTGCGGGATGAACCGAAGTGGGCCGGATACTGCGCGGTATTGGTAAGCGTCAGCGATATTTACGCTATGGGAGGGCGTCCGACGGCGGTCGTGAATATGCTCAGCGCTCCGGATGGAGAAACGGCCGCCCTTATTGCCGAAGGAATGGCGGAAGGATGCCGCAAGCTCGGTGTCCCGATGGTAGGGGGACATTACTTGCCGCAGGAAGCCGAAGGGGTGGCGACGGCGATTATCGGCAGAGCGGCGCACCTTCTTCGCGGCCCGATGGGAAGAGCGGGACAGTCGCTTGTTATGGCGGTCGATTTGGACGGCAAGCCGTTTAAGCATTACTTGCAGTGGGACTGCACAAGCGCGCAAGAGCCGGAGCAGCTGCAACGTAAACTCGAGCTGCTGCCCAAGCTGGCGCAAAGCGGATGGGCAACGGCAGCGCGGGACATCAGCAATGCGGGGATTGTCGGCACGATTGCGATGCTGGCGGAGAACGCCGGCTGCGGAGCGGTCGTTCATCTGGACCGGATTCCGCAGCCGGCCGCGGTTGAAATGGAGCGATGGCTGCAGATGTTCCCGGGCTACGGATTTATTCTGGCTGTGGATCCGGAGCATACGGATAATGTGACGGCGCTTTTTGCGCAAGAGGGCATTACGGCAGCCGTTGTCGGGGAGCTGACACCGGATACGTCTGTTCGAATCCGCAGCGGAGTGGATGAGGCGGTACTGATCGACTGGGCGGAACAATCGATGGTGGGTGTAATCGTATGA
- a CDS encoding MSMEG_0567/Sll0786 family nitrogen starvation N-acetyltransferase → MRNYEVKLADTDQEVAAALHLRRQVFVEEQHMFHASDADEHDEDSILINIWKNGSILTGTVRCYPDKKDATVWWGGRLAVRAEYRLRGIGVYLIEAAVAEMKLRQVRRFLAQVQQQNVNLFIKLGWKTVGDEFWFHDHPHQIMEADLHVHDAPNRKRSKQPVQS, encoded by the coding sequence ATGAGAAATTATGAGGTCAAGCTGGCGGACACCGATCAGGAAGTCGCAGCCGCTCTTCATCTCCGCCGCCAAGTGTTTGTGGAAGAGCAGCATATGTTTCACGCTTCGGATGCGGATGAGCACGATGAAGATTCGATCTTGATCAACATCTGGAAAAACGGGTCGATTTTGACGGGAACCGTACGATGTTATCCCGATAAAAAGGATGCAACCGTTTGGTGGGGCGGCAGGCTTGCCGTCCGCGCGGAATACCGGCTGAGAGGAATCGGTGTATACCTCATCGAGGCGGCCGTCGCGGAAATGAAGCTTCGTCAAGTACGACGCTTTTTGGCCCAGGTCCAGCAGCAAAATGTAAACCTGTTCATTAAATTAGGGTGGAAGACCGTTGGGGATGAATTTTGGTTCCACGACCATCCTCACCAAATTATGGAGGCGGATCTGCATGTGCATGATGCACCAAACCGCAAGCGTTCAAAACAGCCTGTCCAAAGCTGA
- a CDS encoding methylenetetrahydrofolate reductase, which translates to MTLLLEKRQQQQDSFAVTAELIPPRDWNPRPLIEQALRYRGYVDAVDLSDNLLAIARLSPVVGAFFVRQVGMEPIVQINLRDRNRMGIQSDLMGLAAIGVKNITILGGYPAKVGTEPSAKEVYDLETMELVRYARKFADEGLLFDGTRMQEPPKFTIGTVENIAGKPIKELIDRLETKVDNGTDFVRTQLVFDMDLIGEWMEEARRRGLHERATIMASILPLRDADHVGTALKIPGIVIPDSFRGRLAASESKEEGLVIAAELIKQLRQIEGIKGIHIRPIGGAEDSVNKVVQYAGLLSSPKIPASA; encoded by the coding sequence ATGACTTTATTATTGGAAAAGAGGCAACAGCAGCAGGACAGCTTCGCGGTAACAGCGGAGCTGATCCCTCCCCGCGACTGGAATCCGCGTCCGCTGATCGAGCAAGCGCTGCGGTATAGAGGATACGTCGATGCGGTCGATTTAAGCGATAACCTGCTCGCAATTGCGAGGCTGTCGCCTGTCGTCGGTGCATTTTTTGTACGGCAGGTCGGGATGGAGCCGATTGTGCAAATCAATTTGCGCGACCGGAACCGGATGGGAATTCAAAGCGATCTGATGGGACTGGCGGCAATCGGCGTCAAAAATATAACGATCTTGGGCGGATATCCGGCCAAAGTCGGCACCGAGCCCAGCGCCAAGGAAGTGTACGATTTGGAAACGATGGAGCTGGTTCGTTACGCCCGCAAATTTGCGGATGAGGGGCTGCTCTTTGACGGTACGCGGATGCAGGAGCCGCCCAAATTTACGATCGGCACCGTCGAAAATATTGCCGGCAAGCCGATCAAGGAGCTGATTGACCGTCTGGAAACGAAGGTTGACAACGGAACCGACTTTGTGCGGACCCAGCTCGTCTTCGATATGGACCTGATCGGCGAATGGATGGAGGAGGCGCGGCGCCGCGGATTGCACGAAAGAGCAACGATCATGGCCAGCATTTTGCCTCTTCGCGATGCGGATCATGTCGGGACGGCGCTTAAAATTCCGGGCATCGTCATACCCGATTCGTTCCGTGGTCGGCTCGCCGCTTCCGAATCGAAAGAAGAGGGTTTGGTTATTGCAGCGGAGCTCATTAAGCAGCTGCGGCAAATCGAAGGCATTAAAGGGATCCATATTCGCCCGATCGGCGGTGCGGAGGACAGCGTCAACAAAGTCGTACAGTATGCCGGCCTGCTTTCAAGCCCAAAGATTCCCGCGAGCGCATGA
- a CDS encoding MSMEG_0568 family radical SAM protein has product MLSMKQEDAKDEPASRSYASWLVDLHNKGLRSNGLIEGSRRGGAGPTDDRAFVMGERAVMLPTLNGPAQTSPYSLADTEEGLVLQYEGKSLMYLDPVARPKFYDRTTKDGIPYNKIAVLHSADVLASTVIQSCIRWAPSQRCKFCAIGNSLESGSTVAMKTPQQLAEVVQAAEELDGIKQITLTTGTPNETDRGALHLAECVKAIREVSSLPIQVQCEPPEDDGLYRVLKEAGATTIGLHVESFDEDVRRTIMPSKSGITLETYFKAFEQAVAIFGRNQVSTYVILGMGENVDRTLEGCARAARMGVYPFVVPLRPLRGTLLEDAVPPTSEYMESVYRQVAAILADEGISAEASGAGCAKCGACSALSSFEKLASGGSGGK; this is encoded by the coding sequence ATGCTCTCCATGAAGCAAGAGGATGCAAAAGATGAACCGGCAAGCCGATCCTATGCCAGCTGGCTGGTCGATCTGCACAACAAGGGGCTGCGCTCGAACGGGCTTATCGAAGGCAGCAGGCGCGGAGGAGCCGGACCGACCGACGATCGCGCTTTTGTGATGGGAGAGAGGGCTGTCATGCTCCCGACATTGAACGGTCCCGCACAAACTTCCCCTTATTCGCTGGCGGATACGGAAGAAGGGCTCGTACTCCAATATGAAGGAAAAAGCTTGATGTATCTGGATCCGGTAGCGCGTCCGAAGTTTTACGACCGGACGACAAAAGACGGAATCCCGTACAACAAAATTGCCGTCCTTCACAGCGCCGACGTACTCGCTAGCACCGTCATTCAAAGCTGTATCCGCTGGGCGCCAAGCCAGCGCTGCAAATTTTGCGCAATCGGAAATTCATTGGAATCGGGAAGCACCGTTGCGATGAAAACCCCGCAGCAGCTTGCGGAGGTCGTTCAGGCGGCGGAAGAGCTGGACGGCATTAAGCAAATTACGCTGACGACCGGGACGCCGAACGAAACGGACCGGGGCGCGCTGCACTTGGCCGAATGCGTCAAGGCGATCCGTGAGGTGAGCAGCCTCCCGATCCAGGTGCAGTGCGAGCCTCCCGAGGACGACGGTCTCTACCGGGTGCTTAAAGAGGCCGGGGCTACGACGATCGGACTGCATGTCGAGTCGTTCGACGAAGATGTGCGGCGGACGATAATGCCTTCCAAATCGGGCATCACGCTCGAAACGTACTTCAAAGCATTCGAACAGGCGGTAGCCATATTCGGGAGAAACCAGGTCAGCACGTACGTCATTTTAGGAATGGGAGAAAATGTGGACCGGACGCTGGAAGGCTGCGCGCGTGCGGCAAGGATGGGCGTATACCCGTTCGTCGTTCCGCTCCGCCCATTGCGCGGAACGCTGCTGGAGGATGCGGTGCCGCCGACGAGCGAATATATGGAAAGCGTTTATCGGCAAGTGGCTGCGATATTGGCTGACGAAGGAATTTCTGCGGAGGCGAGCGGGGCGGGATGCGCCAAATGCGGCGCTTGCTCGGCGCTGTCTTCCTTCGAAAAGCTTGCATCTGGAGGGAGCGGCGGCAAATGA
- a CDS encoding PLP-dependent aminotransferase family protein: MEWRPSKAEGVPIYKQIAYYMETRIFNGEYPPGGSLPSERFLASEMGVNRSTIISAYDELHAVGLVKRVKGIGTIVSPDVYEEGPQKRVPNWEQYVRSGFFQINNPINQQIYRIIQSKDEMINFAIGDLSMDLQPISLLQSIHRSMEISQYLGYEHLQGNIKLRESISAHLQKYREIETTPSSIIITSGAQQALHLIIQCLLKPGDAVAIEDPSYAYSLPIFHSAGLKTYFLPTEPEGIDPEHIISLYKRNRIKMVFLNPTFQNPTGTTMTMERKQKIIEISTKYGIPIVEDDPYSITGYDHQPVATLKSMDRDGAVLYISSLSKIVASGLRIGWIVGPQSVINRLTDAKQQIDFGHPNYPQWIAAQLLSSDQFDDHLKQLRIGLQTKRDLTIGAFKKELDGWIEFQVPAGGIHLWCKMNEEWDEKALFKEAIQNGMIYAPGSTLGSKPNYLRFTYSRTDTHQIEEGIGQFAAAVKRICK, translated from the coding sequence ATGGAATGGAGACCGAGCAAAGCGGAAGGTGTGCCCATTTATAAGCAAATTGCCTATTATATGGAAACCCGAATCTTTAACGGCGAATATCCGCCGGGCGGATCTCTGCCCTCGGAACGATTTTTGGCGTCCGAAATGGGCGTCAACAGAAGCACGATTATTTCCGCTTATGACGAGCTGCATGCGGTCGGGCTTGTGAAACGGGTTAAAGGGATCGGCACAATCGTGAGTCCCGATGTGTACGAGGAAGGGCCGCAGAAGCGCGTGCCGAATTGGGAGCAGTATGTGCGGAGCGGTTTTTTTCAGATCAACAATCCGATTAATCAGCAAATTTACCGCATTATACAGAGCAAAGATGAGATGATCAATTTTGCGATCGGCGACTTATCGATGGATTTGCAGCCGATTTCGCTGCTGCAAAGCATTCATCGCTCGATGGAAATTAGCCAGTATTTGGGATATGAACATTTGCAGGGCAATATCAAATTACGCGAATCCATTTCAGCCCATCTTCAGAAGTACCGTGAAATCGAAACGACTCCTTCTTCCATCATCATAACATCGGGCGCCCAACAGGCCCTTCACCTTATTATTCAATGCTTATTGAAGCCGGGCGATGCGGTCGCGATCGAAGATCCGTCCTATGCTTATTCGCTGCCAATCTTTCATTCGGCCGGCCTGAAAACGTACTTTCTACCGACTGAACCGGAAGGGATCGACCCCGAGCACATCATTTCGTTATACAAGCGGAACCGGATCAAAATGGTGTTTCTAAACCCTACGTTTCAAAATCCTACAGGGACAACGATGACGATGGAGAGAAAGCAGAAAATCATTGAAATCTCGACGAAATACGGAATTCCGATTGTCGAGGATGACCCTTACAGCATTACCGGTTACGACCACCAGCCGGTTGCGACACTCAAATCGATGGACCGGGACGGCGCTGTCCTATACATTAGCTCGCTTTCCAAAATCGTAGCTTCCGGCCTTCGCATCGGGTGGATCGTAGGTCCTCAATCCGTTATTAATCGTTTAACCGACGCCAAACAGCAGATCGACTTCGGTCATCCGAACTACCCGCAATGGATTGCCGCGCAGCTTCTCTCTTCCGATCAATTCGACGATCATCTGAAACAATTGAGAATCGGACTGCAAACAAAGCGCGATTTAACGATCGGAGCTTTCAAAAAAGAATTGGACGGATGGATTGAATTTCAAGTCCCCGCTGGAGGCATCCACCTCTGGTGCAAAATGAACGAGGAATGGGACGAGAAGGCTTTATTCAAAGAAGCGATTCAAAACGGCATGATCTATGCTCCGGGCAGCACGCTCGGCTCCAAGCCAAACTATTTGCGGTTCACATACAGCCGTACAGATACGCACCAAATCGAAGAAGGCATCGGACAGTTTGCCGCTGCTGTGAAACGGATTTGCAAATAA
- a CDS encoding amidohydrolase family protein translates to MMHQTASVQNSLSKAETPAHEQEECIHETPLTIAFGRKVFSVHNHVGHLDPWPFYESEEPISPADPGPATNEELDYFMKCRGIEKTLIIPNYGIPVQAQPFSHNELVVKLCRQGGGNVAGALWVSGLPQNSERTQVALALMDEPGISALKMSYLLGGTADPRKWDEATTKLHETIFQAAIERDIPIHFHTSPGGGSDITGFFELIKRWGKEMKIHLVHMGGGVSGHIRLLSQWKDLIEGGYRIYIDTSWAIGFAVRKLLQEVDRTGIGADRIMFGCDEPWSDYESEFWKIQDARISDEIKERIFWGNAQEMYFNKLA, encoded by the coding sequence ATGATGCACCAAACCGCAAGCGTTCAAAACAGCCTGTCCAAAGCTGAGACGCCGGCGCACGAGCAAGAGGAATGTATCCATGAAACACCGCTTACGATCGCTTTCGGGCGCAAGGTGTTCAGCGTGCACAATCATGTCGGGCATCTGGACCCGTGGCCGTTTTACGAATCGGAGGAACCGATATCGCCTGCCGACCCCGGGCCGGCGACAAATGAAGAGCTCGATTATTTCATGAAATGCCGCGGCATCGAAAAAACGTTAATTATTCCGAACTACGGCATTCCCGTTCAAGCGCAGCCTTTTTCCCATAATGAGCTCGTCGTCAAGCTGTGCAGGCAGGGGGGCGGGAACGTGGCCGGAGCGCTATGGGTGTCCGGGCTGCCGCAGAACAGCGAACGAACGCAGGTCGCGCTCGCGTTGATGGATGAACCCGGCATTTCGGCGCTGAAAATGAGCTATTTGCTCGGAGGAACGGCGGATCCGCGCAAGTGGGATGAGGCGACGACAAAGCTGCACGAGACGATTTTTCAGGCGGCTATCGAACGGGACATCCCGATTCATTTCCATACGAGCCCGGGCGGAGGCTCCGATATTACCGGATTTTTCGAACTGATCAAACGTTGGGGCAAAGAAATGAAAATCCACCTCGTCCATATGGGCGGCGGGGTAAGCGGACATATCCGGCTTCTTTCGCAATGGAAGGATCTGATCGAAGGAGGATACCGGATTTACATCGATACAAGCTGGGCGATCGGCTTTGCCGTCCGCAAGCTGCTTCAGGAGGTGGATCGTACGGGCATCGGCGCGGACCGGATTATGTTCGGCTGCGACGAGCCGTGGAGCGATTACGAAAGCGAATTTTGGAAAATTCAAGATGCGCGCATCTCCGACGAGATTAAAGAAAGAATTTTTTGGGGCAATGCGCAGGAGATGTACTTTAACAAGTTGGCATAG
- a CDS encoding MSMEG_0572/Sll0783 family nitrogen starvation response protein: protein MTANFTENELRSMNEIPHPSLPAGTRLYGETKVFPDYKANPGEKFLALIHGIAHESSLSYVAVLQAIRAQRKGYETAIYFYGTGAMNALATRGFPTVGNAAFGGQLNTNEGLATFIKEGGKVYVCRFGLGLHGLREEDLIEGTIPVHPLDLQDCLIEYSRAGAFILSTFQI, encoded by the coding sequence ATGACGGCCAACTTTACGGAAAATGAACTGAGATCGATGAATGAAATTCCTCACCCGTCGCTGCCTGCAGGTACGAGGCTGTACGGAGAAACGAAAGTGTTTCCCGATTACAAGGCCAACCCGGGGGAAAAGTTTCTGGCGCTGATCCACGGTATCGCTCATGAATCCTCTTTGTCTTATGTGGCCGTGCTGCAGGCGATCCGGGCACAGCGCAAAGGTTATGAAACGGCGATTTATTTCTACGGCACCGGCGCGATGAACGCGCTTGCCACCCGGGGCTTCCCGACGGTTGGGAACGCTGCTTTCGGTGGTCAGCTGAATACGAACGAGGGGCTGGCGACCTTTATTAAAGAAGGCGGTAAAGTGTACGTTTGCCGGTTCGGACTCGGACTGCACGGCCTCAGGGAAGAAGATCTGATCGAAGGAACGATTCCCGTACACCCGCTCGACCTGCAGGATTGCTTAATTGAATATTCGCGTGCCGGAGCTTTCATATTGAGCACGTTCCAAATTTAA
- a CDS encoding MSMEG_0565 family glycosyltransferase, whose product MLNVALFTYNTKPRGGVVHTLALAEALCARGCSVTVFALGLGGSTQFYRPAAVPTQVFSFPPREDESLESRILRYIDTYTAGMEQEALDRFDIFHAQDCISANCLNRLQQKGLIPFFIRTVHHLDDFVTPSLVSCQQQSVVVPKALITVSQTWRQKLQQLYERSSAVIHNGVDDRFFQPDAASAALKTSLQLENNIVFLTLGGIEPRKNTIVTLQAFAEVKRQLPQAALIIAGGSTLFDYRPYRLEFDRILERLPSSVRGDIRIITAPDDATVQQLYQLSDVYLQPSLQEGWGLAVLEAMASGTPVVASSIDVFREFLTDGFNACFADPGDPTSVAAHMLQTVRDKELQKRLTTNGKQTAAEYSWLTAADRHIHFYRRILSDG is encoded by the coding sequence ATGCTTAACGTCGCTCTTTTCACTTATAATACGAAGCCAAGAGGCGGGGTTGTACACACGCTCGCATTAGCCGAGGCGCTCTGCGCAAGAGGCTGCTCGGTTACCGTCTTTGCCCTCGGACTAGGCGGCTCGACGCAATTTTACCGACCGGCTGCTGTACCGACCCAAGTATTTTCATTTCCTCCCCGCGAGGATGAAAGTTTGGAATCCCGCATACTCCGCTATATTGACACGTATACAGCAGGTATGGAGCAGGAAGCTTTGGACCGGTTTGATATATTCCATGCTCAGGATTGCATTTCGGCAAACTGCTTGAACCGCCTTCAGCAAAAAGGGCTTATTCCTTTCTTTATTCGCACGGTACATCATTTGGACGATTTTGTCACTCCGTCTCTAGTGAGCTGCCAGCAGCAATCGGTTGTAGTGCCCAAAGCTTTAATAACCGTCAGCCAAACGTGGCGACAAAAATTACAGCAGTTGTATGAACGCTCCTCCGCGGTCATCCACAACGGCGTGGATGACCGTTTCTTTCAACCCGATGCAGCCTCTGCAGCGCTTAAAACCTCTCTGCAATTGGAAAACAACATCGTTTTCCTGACTTTGGGCGGCATTGAGCCCCGTAAAAATACGATCGTTACGCTGCAGGCGTTTGCCGAGGTAAAACGGCAGCTTCCGCAGGCGGCGCTTATCATTGCCGGCGGGTCGACGCTGTTTGATTACCGGCCTTACCGGCTCGAGTTCGACCGGATACTGGAACGATTGCCTTCATCGGTGCGCGGCGATATCCGCATCATAACCGCACCCGACGATGCCACGGTTCAGCAGCTGTATCAGCTGTCCGATGTTTACCTCCAGCCTTCTCTGCAGGAAGGCTGGGGACTGGCCGTCCTGGAGGCGATGGCAAGCGGAACGCCGGTCGTTGCCTCCAGCATCGACGTATTCCGCGAATTTTTAACCGATGGATTTAATGCCTGTTTTGCGGATCCCGGCGACCCGACGAGTGTTGCGGCGCACATGCTTCAAACCGTTCGTGACAAGGAGCTGCAAAAGCGGCTCACGACAAACGGAAAACAAACGGCTGCCGAATATTCGTGGCTAACGGCCGCCGACCGTCATATCCATTTTTACAGGAGGATATTGTCCGATGGATGA